In Acanthopagrus latus isolate v.2019 chromosome 17, fAcaLat1.1, whole genome shotgun sequence, the following are encoded in one genomic region:
- the LOC119005646 gene encoding lysophosphatidylcholine acyltransferase 1 codes for MRLPTNRQCAMEGDGKKMDQAPPFRNPFVHVLKFSPLEKAKIALMTVTLFPIRLLMAAFMMLLAWPFAFLASVGRSETTVEPQCLWRRLVDIILKVIMRVMWFAGGFHWMTVKGRRALPAEAPILTLAPHSSYFDAIPVTMTMASIVMKAESKDIPLWGTLIKYIRPVFVSRSDQDSRKKTVEEIRRRAHSGGEWPQIMIFPEGTCTNRSCLITFKPGAFIPAVPVQPVVIRYPNKLDTITWTWQGPGAFEILWLTLCQLHNEFVIEFLPIYTPSEEEKRNPALFAINVRRIMAKALGVPITDYSFEDCQLAMAEGQLRLPVDTCLLEYAKLVRRLGLKPKNTEKVLQEYGNRARKLEGQKLGLDDFAQFLDVPVSDMLRDMFALFDEHDDNCMDIREYVIALSVVCRPAKTLETMKLAFKMFEAEEDGAITEMELAVILKTALGVNHLSVSRLFTAIDAEDTGKITFDKFRIFVEQHPDFAEDYLYTENAGLHSGPCRRHQTKPSLSSLNLQGTAATKTANGICPDFSPNDHGTIDGLHKKHN; via the exons ATCGCATTAATGACAGTCACACTGTTCCCCATCCGGCTGCTCATGGCAGCATTCATGATGCTGCTTGCTTGGCCTTTTGCCTTTCTGGCCTCAGTAGGGCGCTCGGAGACCACTGTTGAACCCCAGTGCCTCTGGAGGAG ACTGGTGGACATAATTCTGAAGGTCATCATGCGGGTCATGTGGTTTGCGGGTGGTTTCCATTGGATGACGGTGAAAGGGCGAAGGGCACTGCCTGCAGAAGCACCCATCCTCACGCTGGCACCCCACTCTTCATACTTTGATGCCATCCCAGTTACTATGACAATGGCCTCAATTGTCATGAAGGCAGAGAGCAAGGATATACCTCTCTGGGGCA CTTTGATTAAGTACATCAGGCCAGTGTTTGTATCACGGTCAGATCAGGACTCCAGAAAGAAGACTGTGGAGGAGATTAGGCGCAGAGCTCACTCCGGAGGAGAATGGCCTCAG ATCATGATTTTTCCAGAGGGAACATGCACCAATAGATCCTGCTTAATCACCTTTAAGCCAG GGGCCTTCATCCCAGCTGTACCAGTGCAACCTGTGGTGATTCGTTACCCTAATAAACTG GACACAATCACATGGACATGGCAAGGACCTGGAGC GTTTGAAATCTTGTGGCTGACACTCTGCCAGTTGCACAACGAGTTTGTGATCGAG TTCCTTCCGATCTACACGccctcagaggaggagaaaaggaatcCAGCTCTCTTTGCCATCAATGTGAGGCGTATCATGGCCAA AGCCCTGGGGGTACCCATCACAGACTATTCATTTGAAGACTGCCAGCTGGCCATGGCAGAAGGCCAGCTCAGACTGCCAGTCGACACCTGTCTGCTGGAGTATGCCAAGCTCGTCAGGAGACTGGG GTTGAAACCCAAGAACACTGAGAAGGTTCTGCAGGAGTACGGGAACAGAGCCAGGAAGCTGGAGGGACAGAAACTGGGCTTGGACGACTTTGCCCAGTTCCTCGATGTGCCAGTGTCAGACATGCTGCGAGACATGTTCGCGCTTTTTGACGAG cATGACGATAACTGCATGGATATCAGAGAATACGTGATAGCCTTATCTGTCGTATGCAGACCTGCCAAAACTCTGGAAACGATGAAATTGGCCTTCAAG ATGTTTGAGGCCGAGGAGGACGGTGCCATCACAGAAATGGAGTTGGCAGTTATCCTAAAGACGGCTTTAGGAGTGAATCACCTCAGCGTGTCGCGTCTGTTTACTGCCATCGACGCGGAAGACACAGGGAAGATCACATTTg ACAAGTTCAGAATCTTTGTGGAGCAGCACCCAGACTTTGCTGAGGACTACCTGTACACAGAAAACGCAGGGTTGCACAGTGGGCCCTGCCGCCGTCACCAAACAAAGCCCAGCCTGTCTTCCCTGAACCTGCAAGGCACTGCCGCCACCAAAACAGCTAACGGTATCTGCCCCGACTTCAGCCCCAACGACCACGGCACAATAGATGGACTCCACAAGAAACATAACTAG